A section of the Nodosilinea sp. FACHB-141 genome encodes:
- a CDS encoding Uma2 family endonuclease codes for MVASPQYLTPEDYLQLEAESPVKHEYFDGQIYAMSGASDGHVTIALNLAALLRSHVRGTGCRIYMSDMKARIEARNRFFYPDVMVTCDPRDREVAGYKRFPKLVVEVLSESTEAFDRGDKFADHQTLESLEEYVLINTRHQRVECFRRNEAGLWVLQYYTPETATFCLESIDFTDTIAALYEDVTLEPSEEIFDAKS; via the coding sequence ATGGTTGCTTCGCCGCAGTATCTCACCCCCGAAGATTACCTTCAACTCGAAGCCGAAAGCCCCGTTAAGCACGAGTACTTCGACGGTCAAATCTATGCCATGTCGGGGGCTAGTGATGGGCATGTCACCATTGCGCTTAACCTAGCGGCGCTGCTCCGCAGTCATGTGCGTGGTACGGGTTGCCGGATCTATATGTCAGATATGAAGGCCCGCATTGAGGCTCGTAACCGCTTTTTTTACCCGGATGTGATGGTGACTTGTGACCCTCGCGATCGCGAGGTTGCGGGCTACAAACGCTTTCCTAAGTTGGTGGTGGAGGTGCTGTCTGAGTCTACGGAGGCTTTTGACCGGGGCGATAAGTTTGCGGATCATCAAACTCTGGAGAGCTTAGAAGAATACGTGTTAATCAACACGCGCCATCAGCGGGTGGAGTGCTTTCGCCGCAACGAGGCGGGGCTGTGGGTGTTGCAGTATTACACGCCCGAAACGGCGACGTTTTGCCTGGAGAGCATTGATTTCACCGATACCATTGCGGCCTTATACGAAGATGTGACGCTGGAGCCGTCTGAAGAAATCTTTGATGCCAAATCCTGA
- a CDS encoding sucrase ferredoxin, with the protein MEQSFCAEQARQSGIDIAGSASEHSLYVAIACSPPWESNDLDSKGIPENLRLLGKAFYDDYDRYQTRFLLIHNDQLQLENRTRVLVFRKPSGLATGYEKQEFHLRDIHDVAPLVQQIVMGEPVSATPVDEPSRDILVCTHGSRDRCCSRFGAPIYHQARKLVAELGLQNTRIWQTSHIGGHRMAPTAIDFPSARYYGYLDAESLRSVLTHEGDIRTLDTIYRGWGLLPWAAQVLEKQLLLTHGWDWLNCAAIAQVIEQDEAEDFNRVELSYKTPGGEQQIYRAEVVADPSRTAQLKGSCASQSLSEITPYSVKSLVCSRWGLRPRAKPKVQTIEN; encoded by the coding sequence ATGGAACAATCTTTTTGCGCTGAGCAGGCTCGTCAGTCTGGCATTGATATTGCAGGTAGCGCCTCTGAGCACAGCCTCTATGTGGCGATCGCCTGCTCGCCCCCTTGGGAATCCAACGACCTCGACTCCAAAGGCATCCCCGAGAATCTGCGATTGCTCGGCAAAGCCTTTTACGACGACTACGATCGTTACCAGACCCGCTTTCTGCTGATTCACAACGACCAACTGCAGCTAGAAAACCGCACTCGCGTACTAGTGTTTCGCAAGCCCTCCGGCTTGGCCACGGGCTACGAAAAGCAGGAATTTCATCTGAGGGATATCCACGACGTAGCTCCTTTGGTGCAGCAGATAGTGATGGGAGAACCCGTCAGTGCGACCCCGGTAGATGAGCCCAGCCGCGATATTTTGGTCTGCACCCACGGCAGCCGCGATCGCTGCTGCTCTCGCTTTGGCGCACCCATTTACCATCAGGCCCGCAAACTCGTCGCCGAACTGGGCCTGCAAAATACCCGCATCTGGCAGACCAGCCACATCGGCGGCCACCGTATGGCCCCCACCGCCATCGACTTTCCCTCTGCCCGCTACTACGGCTATTTGGATGCTGAGTCTCTGCGGTCAGTGCTCACCCACGAGGGCGACATTCGCACTCTAGACACGATCTATCGCGGCTGGGGCCTGTTGCCCTGGGCCGCCCAGGTGCTCGAAAAACAGCTGCTGCTCACCCACGGCTGGGATTGGCTCAACTGCGCTGCGATCGCCCAGGTGATAGAGCAGGACGAGGCAGAAGACTTTAATCGAGTAGAGCTATCCTACAAAACCCCGGGGGGTGAGCAGCAAATCTATCGAGCTGAGGTGGTGGCTGACCCAAGCCGTACCGCTCAGCTCAAGGGCTCCTGTGCCAGTCAGTCCTTGTCTGAGATCACCCCCTACTCGGTAAAGTCGTTAGTCTGTTCGAGGTGGGGGCTCAGGCCCAGGGCGAAACCCAAAGTTCAAACTATTGAGAATTAG
- a CDS encoding four helix bundle protein, producing MAGGLVRSYRDLEVYQVAFAAAMEIFEVSKRFPVEERYSLTDKIRRSSRSVCANLGEAWRKRRYQAAFVAKISDCQAEATETQIWLEFAVKCQYLDAEVGRDLYSNYDQVLGQLVNMIKNASNWTIQ from the coding sequence ATGGCTGGGGGATTGGTTAGGAGTTATAGGGATTTGGAGGTTTATCAGGTGGCTTTTGCCGCAGCTATGGAGATTTTTGAGGTGTCTAAACGGTTTCCGGTTGAGGAAAGATATTCTTTGACGGACAAGATTCGAAGATCGTCTCGATCAGTGTGTGCCAATTTGGGAGAAGCTTGGCGCAAGCGACGATATCAAGCTGCTTTTGTGGCAAAAATCAGCGACTGTCAGGCTGAAGCTACAGAAACTCAAATTTGGTTAGAGTTTGCAGTCAAATGCCAATATTTAGATGCTGAAGTTGGCAGAGACCTCTATAGCAACTACGACCAAGTCTTAGGTCAACTCGTCAACATGATCAAAAACGCTTCCAACTGGACAATCCAATAA
- a CDS encoding TonB-dependent siderophore receptor — MGVRLQRLVLLAGWLALVPMAAQAETALPLVEAAPSGQAADLNLAQGATQITGVRVEPDGQGIRLVLDADGPLGEPTTSVVGNALVAEIHNAVLALPEGESFEQFGPAEGIALVSVTSLEDNRVRVSITGSDGPPAVNVNAGAAGLVLGIAPGVGLASTDDEVIRIGVTGEGDEGYAPSDSSTATRTDTPLRDIPQSIQVIPQAVIEDRDARELGNALETAGSVADNGGRGLSVFGPGFLIRGFENRGGVFRNGVEAVSLGGLSTNDIERVEVLRGPASVLFGQGEPGGIINLVPKRPLSEPFYDISVGVDSFGSYDGAVDLSGPITDDSALRYRLNVSYESLNSFRNLVDGNRLLISPIITWDISPSTSLDVYGQYTSDRETIDEGLVVGANGIIDLPRDRFFGEDFGEFSQEQFNLGYRLNHEVNENLDLRHTLQYQRYAPRRYAPLFDSLDETTGELGRLAYFAGGTYQRFYTNAEAVGRFNTGSIPHQVLFGVEYRNTLEQPEFQFSNSYNSINIFNPVYTGTPYAIEPEFFRDDTIRTVGIYLQDQIDILPNLKLLAGVRYDTADQFRTTRDIGQPREEFRQTDSALSPRVGIVYQPIEPVSLYASYTTSFQPSFGASRNADESTFAPERGRQFEVGVKGDITDSLSFTAALFDIRRQNVQTTDPDDPAFTIQTGEVASRGFELGLGGEILPGWNLTANYTLLDAFVSKDNTLTVGNSLANVPDNQFSLWSTYELQEGSLEGLGFGLGLYYVSQRAGNSDNSFTLPSYFRTDAALFYRRDNWRAQLNVENLFNSRYFTSSDQFLGVTPGAPLTVSARVGVEF; from the coding sequence ATGGGAGTTCGATTGCAGCGGTTGGTATTGTTGGCGGGATGGCTAGCGCTAGTGCCAATGGCGGCTCAGGCTGAAACGGCGCTGCCGTTAGTGGAGGCGGCACCCAGCGGGCAGGCGGCAGATCTCAATCTAGCCCAGGGGGCAACGCAAATTACTGGCGTGCGGGTAGAACCCGACGGTCAGGGAATTCGCCTGGTGCTGGATGCCGACGGGCCGTTGGGGGAGCCCACCACTTCGGTGGTGGGCAACGCGCTGGTGGCCGAGATTCACAATGCGGTGCTGGCCCTGCCCGAGGGGGAGAGCTTTGAACAGTTTGGCCCTGCCGAGGGCATTGCCCTGGTGAGCGTGACCAGCTTGGAGGATAACCGGGTGCGGGTTTCGATCACCGGTAGCGACGGGCCGCCAGCGGTAAATGTGAATGCTGGGGCAGCGGGGCTGGTGCTGGGCATTGCGCCAGGGGTGGGGCTGGCCTCCACCGATGATGAGGTCATCCGCATCGGAGTGACAGGCGAGGGCGATGAAGGCTATGCTCCGAGTGATTCCAGCACGGCTACGCGCACCGATACGCCTCTGCGCGACATTCCCCAGTCGATTCAGGTGATCCCCCAGGCGGTGATTGAAGACCGAGATGCGCGGGAGTTGGGCAACGCCTTGGAGACAGCGGGTTCGGTGGCCGACAACGGCGGTCGGGGGCTGAGCGTGTTTGGCCCTGGCTTTTTGATTCGCGGCTTTGAGAACCGGGGCGGCGTTTTTCGCAATGGGGTCGAGGCGGTTTCGTTAGGGGGGCTGAGCACCAACGACATCGAGCGGGTCGAGGTGCTGCGCGGGCCTGCCTCGGTGCTGTTTGGCCAGGGTGAGCCGGGTGGCATTATTAACCTGGTACCCAAGCGCCCGCTGAGTGAGCCGTTTTATGACATCTCTGTGGGTGTCGATAGCTTTGGCAGCTACGACGGGGCGGTTGACCTATCAGGCCCCATCACAGACGACAGCGCTCTTCGCTATCGACTCAATGTGTCCTACGAAAGTCTCAACAGCTTCCGCAACCTGGTGGATGGTAACCGGCTGCTAATTTCGCCGATTATCACCTGGGATATTAGCCCCAGCACCTCGCTGGATGTGTATGGGCAGTACACGAGCGATCGCGAAACCATCGACGAAGGTTTAGTGGTCGGTGCCAATGGCATTATCGATCTGCCGCGCGATCGCTTTTTTGGCGAAGATTTTGGCGAATTTTCTCAAGAGCAGTTCAACCTGGGCTATCGCCTCAACCACGAGGTTAACGAGAATCTTGACCTGCGCCATACCCTCCAGTACCAACGATATGCGCCGCGCCGCTACGCCCCCCTATTCGATTCGCTAGACGAAACGACCGGCGAGCTGGGGCGCTTGGCCTACTTTGCGGGTGGCACCTACCAGCGCTTTTACACCAATGCAGAGGCCGTTGGGCGTTTTAACACCGGTTCCATTCCTCACCAGGTATTGTTTGGCGTTGAATATCGCAACACGCTGGAGCAACCCGAGTTTCAGTTCAGCAATTCCTACAACTCCATTAATATTTTTAACCCGGTCTACACGGGCACTCCCTACGCGATCGAACCCGAATTCTTTAGGGACGACACGATTAGAACTGTAGGCATTTATCTGCAAGATCAGATCGATATTTTGCCGAATCTCAAGCTGCTGGCTGGGGTACGCTACGACACCGCCGATCAGTTTCGCACGACCCGCGATATCGGTCAGCCCCGCGAAGAATTTAGACAGACAGACAGCGCTCTTTCGCCTCGGGTTGGCATTGTTTATCAACCGATCGAGCCGGTGTCGCTCTACGCGTCTTACACCACTTCATTTCAGCCTTCCTTTGGGGCCAGCCGCAACGCCGACGAATCCACCTTCGCCCCCGAACGGGGCCGACAGTTTGAGGTGGGGGTTAAGGGCGATATTACCGACAGCCTCAGCTTTACGGCGGCCCTGTTCGATATTCGCCGCCAAAATGTGCAAACCACCGATCCCGACGACCCAGCGTTTACTATTCAAACTGGAGAAGTGGCCAGCCGAGGCTTTGAGCTAGGCTTGGGCGGCGAAATTTTGCCGGGGTGGAACCTCACTGCCAACTACACTCTGCTAGATGCTTTTGTCAGCAAAGACAACACCCTTACAGTGGGCAATAGTTTGGCCAATGTCCCCGATAACCAGTTCAGCCTGTGGAGCACTTACGAACTGCAAGAGGGTAGTTTGGAGGGGCTAGGCTTTGGTCTAGGACTGTATTACGTCAGCCAGCGAGCGGGCAATTCTGACAACAGTTTTACGCTGCCCAGCTATTTCCGCACCGATGCAGCGCTGTTTTATCGCCGCGACAACTGGCGAGCCCAGCTCAATGTTGAAAACCTATTCAACAGCCGTTATTTCACCTCGTCGGATCAGTTTTTGGGGGTAACTCCCGGAGCCCCGCTGACGGTTTCAGCTAGGGTGGGGGTGGAATTTTAG
- a CDS encoding VanW family protein — protein MKEWKRSLRISLKYARSLLRGYPFFYARQQTHDQSHLYPHLWCDSVTAIPDRGSPEIRENRVLNLQLAASKIHQLQLNPGQIFSFCNCVGDPSLNNGFKAGPVFVRGQVQTGVGGGLCLIATNLFHTFLVSGCQILERHCHSIDAYGSDRFYQLGQDASIAYGYKDLIVRNHSAVALQLRLQVLPETGQVVSSLWGQSPCPWKVKVDSVVLQELLPSSTTNISGWIVETRRSVCDQVDDSRARADSETMTEELSWQLDYRAISVYKPCTDSSLETTV, from the coding sequence TTGAAAGAATGGAAACGATCTCTACGTATTAGCCTCAAGTACGCTAGGAGCCTGCTTCGTGGTTACCCTTTCTTTTATGCTCGGCAACAAACTCATGATCAGTCACATCTTTACCCTCATTTATGGTGTGATTCTGTCACAGCTATTCCTGACCGTGGCAGTCCAGAAATTCGGGAAAATCGTGTCTTAAACTTGCAACTGGCTGCAAGCAAAATTCACCAACTTCAACTTAATCCTGGGCAAATCTTCAGCTTCTGTAATTGCGTAGGCGATCCAAGCTTAAACAATGGGTTTAAGGCAGGACCCGTGTTTGTGCGCGGTCAAGTGCAGACGGGAGTTGGTGGCGGACTATGCTTAATTGCTACCAACCTGTTTCATACGTTTTTGGTTTCAGGCTGCCAGATTCTAGAGCGACATTGCCATAGCATTGATGCTTACGGGAGCGATCGCTTTTACCAGCTTGGTCAAGATGCTTCGATCGCTTATGGCTATAAAGACTTGATCGTTCGGAATCACAGTGCTGTGGCACTACAGTTGCGCTTACAAGTGCTACCGGAGACGGGTCAGGTAGTCTCTAGTTTATGGGGGCAGTCTCCTTGCCCCTGGAAGGTTAAGGTTGACTCTGTGGTTTTGCAAGAGTTGTTACCTTCTTCAACAACTAATATTTCTGGTTGGATCGTTGAAACTCGACGATCTGTGTGCGATCAAGTGGACGATTCAAGAGCAAGGGCTGACTCGGAAACCATGACTGAAGAACTTTCATGGCAACTTGATTATCGCGCCATTAGTGTTTATAAACCTTGTACTGACAGCAGTTTGGAGACTACTGTTTAG
- a CDS encoding ABC transporter substrate-binding protein, which translates to MNLVLALVTLGLVVACQGGESTVNQPTAVDCTEVEHAAGTTCVPETYERLVTLDGVTFEYAIAAGLSPIATAVGGLMEHMSEQVAQVKNVGQTGVPNLEEVLALKPDLIVGLDDNQGAYAQATQIAPTLLFHFEHSGQWKDSFQRTSAALGQADAAQQTMADYDARMADFKAQMGARLDNLQVSVVRIYPDTINLYLRDSFVGTVLQDAGLARPTAQDIGADEAKALFDNPIQTSISRELLGQADGDVIFLWTGENTPEAMATAQQKLETLQQDPLWQKLKAVQAGRVYTVPSYWIGSGPIAANAILDDLFKYLVEPS; encoded by the coding sequence ATCAACCTTGTCCTGGCGCTGGTGACCTTGGGGTTAGTGGTTGCTTGTCAGGGGGGAGAATCAACCGTTAACCAACCGACTGCGGTGGATTGCACTGAGGTTGAACATGCTGCTGGAACGACCTGTGTGCCGGAAACCTATGAGCGGTTGGTAACGCTCGATGGGGTGACGTTTGAGTATGCGATCGCAGCGGGCCTCTCCCCCATTGCCACAGCCGTAGGTGGCCTGATGGAACACATGTCTGAGCAAGTGGCCCAGGTTAAAAACGTGGGGCAGACGGGAGTACCCAATCTAGAGGAGGTGCTTGCCCTCAAGCCTGATTTGATTGTGGGGCTCGACGATAACCAGGGGGCCTACGCTCAAGCTACGCAGATTGCGCCCACTCTGCTCTTTCACTTTGAACATAGTGGCCAGTGGAAAGACTCGTTCCAAAGGACATCGGCGGCCCTGGGCCAAGCCGATGCAGCGCAGCAGACAATGGCCGATTACGATGCCCGCATGGCCGATTTTAAGGCACAGATGGGGGCTCGCCTAGACAACCTTCAGGTGTCGGTCGTCCGCATCTATCCCGACACGATCAATCTTTACCTGCGCGATTCGTTTGTGGGCACTGTGTTGCAAGATGCGGGGCTGGCCCGACCGACCGCTCAAGATATTGGAGCCGATGAGGCCAAGGCCCTGTTCGACAACCCAATTCAAACCAGCATTAGCCGGGAGCTGCTGGGGCAGGCCGATGGCGATGTCATTTTTCTCTGGACTGGTGAGAACACCCCAGAGGCGATGGCAACGGCGCAGCAAAAACTAGAAACGCTGCAACAAGACCCGCTCTGGCAAAAGCTTAAAGCGGTGCAGGCTGGGCGGGTCTACACCGTACCTAGCTATTGGATTGGCAGCGGCCCGATCGCCGCCAATGCCATTTTGGATGACCTGTTTAAATATCTTGTGGAGCCATCGTAG
- a CDS encoding DinB family protein, whose amino-acid sequence MNFSEIAKRLTRYKAWANEITFSAVKSLPEGEATKERKTRFRNMVHTLNHTYVIDCIFKAHLEKEIHPYTARNTETHPPLEDLWQAVKTVDQWYVDYAHSISEQEWLDIVNFQFVDGGEGAMSRSEIILHVVNHGTYHRGFVSDMMYQVPAVPPANDLTVYLRDVIYSSQLNNSVAHRPNKVS is encoded by the coding sequence ATGAACTTTTCTGAAATAGCAAAAAGGTTGACTAGATACAAAGCCTGGGCAAATGAAATTACATTTTCAGCCGTAAAATCCTTGCCAGAAGGTGAGGCAACCAAAGAACGCAAAACCCGTTTCAGAAACATGGTTCATACGCTCAATCATACCTATGTCATCGATTGCATCTTTAAAGCTCATCTGGAAAAAGAAATTCACCCATATACTGCAAGAAATACTGAGACTCATCCACCATTAGAAGATCTGTGGCAAGCAGTCAAGACCGTTGACCAGTGGTATGTTGACTATGCTCATTCGATTTCTGAGCAGGAGTGGCTAGACATCGTAAACTTCCAATTCGTTGACGGCGGTGAAGGTGCGATGTCCCGTAGTGAAATCATTCTGCATGTAGTGAATCATGGCACTTATCATCGGGGCTTCGTCAGTGACATGATGTATCAGGTTCCGGCTGTACCCCCAGCGAATGATCTAACTGTTTATTTAAGAGACGTGATATACAGTTCGCAGTTGAACAATTCTGTTGCACACCGACCCAATAAAGTCAGCTAG
- a CDS encoding DUF1636 domain-containing protein, with translation MPDQLIVCKSCGFSADEEKRDGETGGEHLLKHLEALHSQWSRKGELAIATTGCLCVCEKACAIAYVGTGKPTYLFADLDPATCAADLLTAAELYLDSKDGMVPCFKLPDELQPRRMARIPPAP, from the coding sequence ATGCCTGACCAGTTAATTGTGTGCAAAAGCTGCGGCTTTTCAGCAGATGAAGAGAAGCGCGATGGGGAAACGGGCGGGGAGCACCTGCTGAAGCACTTGGAGGCGCTACATTCGCAGTGGTCTCGCAAGGGTGAGTTGGCGATTGCGACGACGGGGTGTTTGTGCGTTTGTGAAAAGGCTTGCGCGATCGCCTACGTGGGCACGGGCAAACCCACCTATCTTTTCGCTGACCTAGACCCTGCTACCTGCGCTGCCGATCTGCTCACGGCTGCTGAGCTATATCTCGACAGCAAAGACGGCATGGTGCCCTGCTTCAAGTTGCCTGATGAGCTTCAACCTCGCAGAATGGCGCGAATTCCGCCTGCACCTTAA
- a CDS encoding DJ-1/PfpI family protein, which yields MRIAILTFQGFNELDSLVALGILNRIKQTDWQVTLCCPEPTVTSMNGVTIQAQSSLDEVESADAVIIGSGVKTREIVADKELMSRLRLNPQRQLIGAQCSGTLILAKLGMLGSVPACTDLTTKPWVQDAGVEVLNQPFFATGNVATAGGCFASQYLAAWIIAKSEGEEAAKAALHYVAPVGEKEEYVSRAMKNIAPYLER from the coding sequence ATGCGCATAGCAATCCTCACATTTCAGGGGTTCAACGAACTGGATTCTCTCGTTGCACTCGGCATACTCAACAGAATCAAGCAGACAGACTGGCAAGTGACCCTGTGTTGCCCCGAGCCAACTGTCACGTCAATGAATGGAGTCACAATCCAGGCCCAATCGAGTCTCGACGAAGTTGAGTCTGCCGATGCCGTCATCATTGGCAGCGGCGTCAAAACCCGAGAGATAGTAGCTGACAAAGAACTTATGTCGCGGCTGCGCCTAAATCCCCAACGCCAATTGATCGGAGCGCAATGCTCCGGAACGCTTATCTTGGCGAAGCTCGGCATGCTCGGTTCCGTACCCGCCTGCACAGACCTCACAACAAAACCCTGGGTTCAAGATGCTGGGGTCGAGGTTCTCAACCAGCCATTCTTCGCAACAGGTAACGTCGCCACAGCCGGCGGTTGCTTCGCCTCGCAATACTTGGCAGCCTGGATCATCGCCAAAAGCGAAGGCGAAGAAGCTGCAAAGGCAGCATTGCACTACGTCGCACCTGTAGGCGAAAAGGAAGAATACGTCTCGCGGGCCATGAAAAACATTGCTCCGTACCTTGAGCGCTGA
- a CDS encoding ABC transporter ATP-binding protein, giving the protein MPPITHLLWQLIRYAQRLYWVDTLLWLFILGLPAVPGLIIREFFDTLTGESRFGASPWVWIGLLLAVGVARVVAIFVGRITKTQHRFLISGLVRHNLLHELLKRPGAELATGGADGQNASPGEILSYFRDDAAQIEDVVVGTNEIFGAGVFAVGSVALLISVNPTMTLLVFLPLCAIALLAHQAEHRLKRYRRASRQATQQVTGLIGELFTAVQAVKVAGAEAQMLEELEERCDRRRDLMVRDQVFTAILNSGFENIVSIGTGLILLVASQSLGTQGDLTVGDFALFVYYLSFVTYFLAFLGGFIATIKQSEVSFERMGKLVGAWEGERVGGWESRRVGAWERGQVDDTSTHEITESQPSTLPPTHPLIYPSTHPPTLPPPHPLTHPHPLYLKPILSSGPALPSMVTTIASEPLNELRVEGLTYCYPGGGGISDISFTLTQGSLTVITGRVGAGKTTLLRVLLGLLPRQSGVLYWNGQPILDPATFLVPPRAAYTPQIPQLFSASLRENLLLGLSDTVGQEQLDRAIATAVFDRDLAAMPEGLDTLIGTRGFRLSGGQKQRAAAARMLLRQPALMVFDDLSSALDVETEQRLWEQIFTPSTHPPLPPTCLVVSHRPSVLNRASQILFLENGRIQS; this is encoded by the coding sequence ATGCCCCCTATCACCCACCTCCTCTGGCAGCTAATCCGCTACGCCCAGCGGCTCTACTGGGTCGATACGCTGCTATGGCTGTTCATTCTGGGTCTGCCAGCGGTGCCGGGGCTGATCATTCGCGAATTTTTTGACACCCTCACCGGAGAGTCTCGCTTTGGCGCGTCGCCCTGGGTGTGGATTGGGCTGCTGCTGGCGGTAGGGGTAGCGCGGGTGGTGGCCATTTTTGTGGGGCGCATCACCAAGACCCAGCATCGCTTTTTGATCAGTGGCCTGGTGCGACACAACCTGCTGCATGAACTGCTCAAGCGGCCCGGAGCCGAACTTGCCACGGGCGGGGCCGACGGCCAAAACGCTTCCCCCGGCGAAATTCTCAGCTACTTTCGCGACGATGCAGCCCAGATCGAGGATGTGGTGGTGGGCACCAACGAGATTTTTGGCGCGGGGGTGTTTGCTGTAGGGTCGGTGGCGCTGCTGATCAGCGTCAACCCGACGATGACGCTGCTGGTGTTTTTGCCGCTGTGCGCGATCGCCCTTCTCGCCCACCAGGCCGAGCACCGCCTCAAACGCTACCGCCGCGCCAGCCGCCAAGCCACCCAGCAGGTCACCGGGCTAATTGGCGAATTGTTCACCGCCGTGCAAGCGGTGAAGGTGGCCGGGGCTGAAGCCCAAATGCTGGAGGAATTAGAGGAACGGTGCGATCGCCGCCGCGATCTGATGGTGCGCGACCAAGTCTTCACCGCCATCCTCAACTCCGGCTTTGAAAATATTGTCAGCATCGGCACCGGGCTAATTTTGCTAGTCGCCTCTCAAAGCCTCGGCACCCAAGGCGACCTCACCGTCGGCGACTTTGCCCTGTTCGTCTATTACTTATCGTTTGTTACCTACTTTCTCGCCTTCCTCGGCGGCTTCATCGCCACCATCAAGCAAAGCGAAGTCTCCTTTGAGCGCATGGGGAAGTTGGTGGGAGCGTGGGAGGGTGAGAGAGTAGGCGGGTGGGAGAGTAGGCGGGTGGGAGCGTGGGAGCGTGGGCAAGTCGACGACACCAGCACCCATGAAATAACCGAATCTCAACCATCCACCCTCCCGCCTACCCATCCACTCATCTACCCATCCACCCACCCGCCTACCCTCCCACCCCCTCACCCCCTCACCCACCCTCACCCCCTCTACCTCAAACCCATCCTTAGCTCAGGGCCTGCGCTACCGTCGATGGTGACGACCATTGCATCCGAACCCCTCAATGAGCTGCGCGTCGAGGGGTTGACCTACTGCTATCCGGGCGGTGGCGGCATTAGCGACATCAGTTTTACTCTCACCCAGGGCAGTTTGACGGTGATTACCGGACGGGTGGGGGCGGGTAAAACTACACTGTTGCGGGTGCTATTGGGTCTTCTGCCCAGACAGTCTGGTGTGCTGTATTGGAACGGTCAGCCGATTCTTGACCCGGCGACTTTTTTGGTGCCGCCTCGGGCTGCCTACACACCCCAAATTCCCCAGCTCTTCAGTGCTTCACTGCGGGAAAATCTGCTGCTGGGGCTTAGCGATACCGTGGGACAAGAACAGCTTGACCGAGCGATCGCCACCGCCGTCTTCGATCGCGACCTTGCCGCCATGCCCGAGGGTCTCGACACCCTGATCGGTACGCGCGGCTTTCGCCTTTCTGGGGGGCAAAAACAGCGGGCCGCCGCTGCCCGCATGCTGCTGCGCCAACCTGCCCTGATGGTATTCGATGACCTCTCCAGCGCCCTCGATGTGGAGACCGAACAGCGCCTGTGGGAGCAGATATTTACCCCATCCACCCATCCACCCCTTCCCCCCACCTGCCTCGTCGTCTCCCATCGTCCTTCAGTGCTCAATCGAGCCAGCCAAATTCTGTTTTTAGAAAATGGGCGTATTCAGTCATAA
- a CDS encoding AraC family transcriptional regulator codes for MTITLSPSDYANWLDEAATEGEVTAYPAALGRGQQRYMSLREGVELCIEDLCLHDDLEIRHCDREHPLEFIFEQVQSGGKSSQRYTFFGSGLAPAEAWRIPGNRRVVGINVHIDPYAFHQWIGEACDDLPDLLRPADQRYLERSGTPTAAMQMAVQAILHCPFQGLTQRLYLESKVWELMALLIEDLKTMADSFSPPALKADDVERIHYASKLLCRQIAHPPTLIELARAVGINDHKLKVGFRQVFGTTVFGYLHEHRMERSRQLLESGDLSVTAAAEAVGFASRGHFAAAFRRKYGVNPGVYVRGRRA; via the coding sequence ATGACCATTACTCTTTCGCCGTCTGACTACGCAAACTGGCTCGACGAGGCTGCAACCGAGGGTGAAGTGACGGCTTATCCTGCTGCCCTTGGGCGGGGGCAACAGCGCTATATGTCCCTGCGTGAGGGCGTCGAACTTTGTATTGAAGATCTCTGCCTGCACGATGATCTGGAGATCAGACACTGCGATCGCGAACATCCGCTGGAATTTATCTTTGAGCAAGTTCAGAGCGGCGGCAAAAGCAGCCAGCGTTACACCTTTTTTGGCAGTGGGTTAGCCCCGGCGGAGGCCTGGCGAATCCCCGGTAATCGACGGGTTGTCGGGATCAACGTCCATATCGATCCCTACGCCTTCCACCAGTGGATCGGGGAGGCTTGCGACGATCTCCCAGACCTGTTGCGCCCTGCGGATCAGCGCTACCTAGAGCGCTCTGGTACCCCAACCGCGGCGATGCAGATGGCGGTGCAGGCAATTTTGCACTGTCCATTTCAAGGGCTAACCCAGCGGCTCTACCTGGAAAGCAAAGTGTGGGAGCTGATGGCGCTGCTGATTGAGGACCTGAAAACAATGGCTGACAGCTTCAGCCCACCAGCCCTCAAAGCCGACGATGTAGAACGCATTCACTACGCCAGTAAGCTGCTGTGCCGCCAGATTGCCCATCCCCCCACGCTGATTGAGCTGGCACGGGCGGTGGGCATCAACGACCACAAGCTCAAGGTGGGCTTTCGCCAGGTGTTTGGCACCACGGTGTTTGGCTATCTGCACGAGCACCGCATGGAGCGATCGCGTCAGTTACTCGAATCGGGCGACCTCAGCGTCACCGCCGCCGCCGAAGCCGTAGGCTTTGCCAGCCGGGGCCATTTTGCCGCCGCCTTTCGCCGCAAGTATGGGGTGAATCCGGGGGTGTATGTGAGGGGGAGGAGGGCGTGA